Proteins from a genomic interval of Thermoanaerobacterium thermosaccharolyticum DSM 571:
- a CDS encoding phosphoribosylformylglycinamidine synthase yields the protein MSIVRRIFVEKKPSFNIEAQTLFYDLKNNLNIKGLKNVRVINRYDVSGLSEEVFLKSIKTVFSEPNLDDIYIEDIVFDKNDKVFAVEYLPGQYDQRADSAEQCIQILTNGLKPTVSTAKVIVLSGDITEEEFIKIKNYCINTVDSREASLLKPENLDIEIEYPEEVEILEGFIEFDDVKLKNTYDKLGLAMSLEDFKFCHSYFKDVEKRNPTITEIRVIDTYWSDHCRHTTFHTKINDVKISDGKYNKPILKAYEEYKKSRDFVYGENKKSLCLMDIATIGMKELKKKGLLNDLDESDENNACSIVVDADVNGKKEKWLIMFKNETHNHPTEIEPYGGAATCLGGAIRDPLSGRAYVYQAMRVTGSGDPRTPIEETLKGKLPQRKITVEAAHGYSSYGNQIGLSTGQVTEIYDEGYVAKRMEIGAVIGAVPQKHVYRDKPSCGDVVILLGGKTGRDGCGGATGSSKEHTRESIFTCGAEVQKGNPITERKIQRLFRNPQVIKMIKKCNDFGAGGVSVAIGELSDGLKIDLDAIPKKYEGLDGTELAISESQERMAVLVDPKDADRFIELARTENLEATKVATVTSNRRIKMIWKGKTIVDISRDFLNTNGVTQVTDVLVNRIDDESYFDNIYKRLPGKNIKELWLQNLEDLNVCSQKGLAERFDSTIGSSTVLMPFGGAYQMTPEEGMVAKIPVLEGDTSTSTMMTFGYNPKLSRWSPFHGAVYAIIEAVSKIVAMGGDYKKIRLTLQEYFEKLGKDSRKWGKPFSSLLGALYAQKALNIPAIGGKDSMSGTFMDMNVPPTLVAFAVAVADANKVISSEFKKSGDKIILIKAKRDEYDLPDFDSLKKNFEKIKELIDKSLVYASSSIKYGGLAECITKMAFGNKIGFKFQEKTNAEELFTSDYGSIVIEVDGDFDVSKYLKGIEYKILGETVVDPVIYIDDFEISLNEAMEHWERPLKNIFPSVIKDSRKNLLEIKYDKKILYKPSAKFAKPRVLIPVFPGTNCEYDSKKAFEKAGASVETYVFKNLTADDIKESIDELTIAIKNSQIIMLPGGFSAGDEPDGSGKFIATVFRNPKIKDAVMDFLKNRDGLMLGICNGFQALIKLGLLPYGEIRDINENDPTLTFNTIGRHVSCYVRTKIMSVLSPWFNNVKCGDIHLVAVSHGEGRFIANEDVLNTLKRNGQIATQYVDINGNPTMEMPYNPNGSYWAIEGITSPDGRILGKMGHSERIGTNVAKNIEGNKDQKIFEAGVEYYK from the coding sequence ATGAGTATAGTGAGGAGAATTTTTGTTGAAAAGAAGCCATCATTTAACATTGAAGCACAGACACTATTTTATGATCTTAAGAATAACCTCAATATTAAGGGCCTTAAAAATGTAAGAGTAATAAACAGATATGATGTTTCTGGCTTGTCTGAAGAAGTTTTTTTAAAGTCAATAAAGACTGTCTTTTCAGAGCCCAATCTTGATGACATCTATATTGAAGATATTGTTTTTGACAAAAATGACAAGGTATTTGCTGTTGAATATTTGCCTGGTCAGTACGATCAGAGAGCTGACTCTGCTGAGCAATGCATCCAAATACTTACAAATGGTTTGAAACCAACTGTATCGACTGCAAAGGTGATAGTATTAAGTGGTGATATAACGGAAGAGGAGTTTATAAAAATAAAGAATTACTGTATAAATACAGTTGATTCACGGGAAGCTTCACTTTTGAAACCAGAAAATCTCGACATAGAGATTGAATATCCAGAAGAAGTTGAGATACTGGAAGGTTTCATTGAATTTGATGACGTAAAGTTGAAAAATACCTATGATAAGCTCGGACTTGCCATGAGCTTAGAAGACTTTAAATTCTGCCATTCATATTTTAAAGATGTAGAGAAGAGAAACCCAACGATAACGGAGATAAGAGTTATTGATACCTATTGGTCTGATCACTGTCGCCATACTACATTTCATACGAAAATCAATGATGTCAAAATTTCTGATGGAAAATACAATAAGCCTATCTTAAAAGCGTACGAAGAATACAAAAAATCAAGAGATTTTGTGTACGGTGAAAACAAAAAATCGTTGTGCCTTATGGATATTGCGACGATCGGCATGAAAGAGCTAAAGAAAAAAGGACTTCTAAATGATTTGGACGAATCTGATGAAAACAATGCATGTAGTATTGTCGTTGATGCAGATGTAAATGGTAAAAAAGAAAAATGGCTTATAATGTTTAAAAACGAGACACACAATCATCCTACAGAAATAGAGCCGTATGGAGGTGCTGCAACTTGTCTTGGAGGCGCAATAAGAGACCCACTTTCGGGAAGGGCTTATGTATATCAGGCGATGCGAGTGACAGGTTCGGGAGATCCTAGAACGCCAATTGAAGAAACTTTAAAAGGAAAACTGCCACAGAGAAAAATTACTGTAGAAGCAGCACATGGATACAGTTCATACGGAAATCAAATAGGACTTTCCACAGGCCAAGTTACTGAAATATATGATGAAGGATATGTTGCAAAAAGGATGGAAATCGGTGCTGTAATAGGTGCTGTGCCTCAAAAGCATGTTTATAGAGATAAACCTTCTTGTGGAGATGTGGTGATTCTTTTAGGTGGAAAAACTGGCAGAGACGGTTGCGGAGGAGCTACAGGGTCATCAAAAGAGCATACGAGAGAATCTATATTTACATGCGGTGCAGAAGTCCAAAAAGGCAATCCTATCACTGAGAGAAAAATACAGAGGCTTTTTAGGAATCCGCAAGTCATAAAGATGATAAAGAAATGCAATGATTTTGGAGCTGGCGGTGTTTCTGTTGCAATAGGCGAGTTAAGCGATGGGCTTAAAATAGACCTTGATGCAATTCCTAAAAAGTACGAGGGCTTAGACGGGACAGAACTTGCCATTTCAGAATCACAAGAAAGAATGGCAGTACTAGTCGATCCTAAAGATGCTGACAGATTTATTGAACTTGCAAGGACAGAAAATTTAGAGGCTACAAAAGTTGCTACTGTAACAAGTAACAGGAGAATCAAGATGATATGGAAAGGAAAAACGATCGTCGACATTAGCAGAGATTTTCTAAATACAAACGGAGTTACACAAGTAACAGACGTATTAGTAAATAGGATAGACGATGAAAGTTATTTTGATAATATATACAAGAGATTGCCAGGGAAAAATATAAAAGAATTATGGCTTCAAAATCTTGAGGATTTGAATGTTTGCAGTCAAAAAGGACTTGCAGAAAGGTTTGATTCAACAATTGGTTCATCTACAGTTTTAATGCCGTTTGGCGGTGCATATCAGATGACACCTGAAGAAGGCATGGTGGCTAAAATACCTGTCTTAGAAGGTGATACCAGCACATCCACAATGATGACATTTGGGTATAATCCTAAATTATCAAGATGGAGCCCATTTCATGGTGCAGTATATGCGATTATTGAGGCAGTTTCTAAAATAGTTGCAATGGGCGGCGATTATAAAAAAATTAGACTTACACTACAGGAATATTTTGAAAAGTTGGGCAAGGATTCTAGAAAATGGGGCAAACCATTTAGCTCGCTATTGGGTGCCTTGTATGCTCAGAAAGCCTTAAATATACCTGCTATAGGTGGAAAAGATAGCATGTCAGGAACATTTATGGATATGAATGTTCCTCCAACGCTTGTTGCATTTGCTGTGGCCGTAGCCGATGCCAACAAAGTAATATCTTCAGAATTTAAAAAGAGCGGTGATAAAATAATACTCATCAAAGCAAAGAGAGATGAGTACGATTTGCCGGATTTTGATTCGTTAAAGAAAAATTTTGAAAAAATTAAAGAATTAATTGATAAAAGTCTAGTCTATGCATCATCTTCTATTAAATACGGTGGGCTTGCAGAGTGTATAACTAAAATGGCTTTTGGCAATAAAATTGGATTTAAATTTCAAGAAAAAACAAACGCGGAAGAACTGTTTACATCTGATTACGGTTCAATTGTAATAGAAGTTGATGGTGATTTTGATGTAAGTAAATATTTAAAAGGTATCGAGTATAAAATTTTGGGAGAGACTGTGGTTGATCCAGTGATATACATTGATGATTTTGAAATCAGCTTAAATGAGGCAATGGAACATTGGGAAAGACCACTTAAAAATATATTTCCTTCCGTTATAAAAGACAGCAGAAAAAATTTATTGGAGATAAAATATGATAAAAAAATTTTATACAAACCGTCTGCAAAATTTGCGAAGCCAAGAGTTCTCATACCGGTTTTTCCGGGTACAAATTGTGAATATGATAGCAAAAAAGCTTTTGAAAAAGCAGGGGCGTCTGTTGAAACATATGTATTTAAGAATCTAACAGCAGACGATATTAAAGAATCTATTGATGAACTTACAATAGCCATAAAAAATTCGCAGATTATTATGCTTCCCGGTGGGTTTAGTGCCGGAGATGAGCCTGATGGTTCTGGAAAGTTTATAGCTACTGTCTTCAGAAATCCTAAGATAAAAGATGCAGTTATGGATTTTTTGAAAAACCGTGACGGTTTAATGTTAGGAATATGCAACGGCTTTCAGGCACTGATAAAGCTCGGGTTGCTTCCTTATGGAGAAATACGTGATATTAATGAAAATGATCCGACACTGACATTTAATACAATTGGAAGGCACGTATCCTGTTATGTCAGGACGAAAATTATGTCAGTTCTTTCACCATGGTTTAATAATGTTAAATGTGGTGATATTCATTTGGTTGCGGTATCACATGGTGAAGGAAGGTTTATCGCAAATGAGGATGTTTTAAATACATTAAAGCGAAATGGACAGATTGCGACACAATACGTTGATATAAACGGAAATCCAACAATGGAAATGCCGTACAATCCCAATGGTTCTTACTGGGCTATTGAAGGTATTACTAGTCCTGATGGCAGGATACTGGGGAAAATGGGCCATTCTGAAAGGATTGGCACAAATGTAGCTAAAAATATTGAAGGAAATAAGGATCAAAAGATATTTGAAGCAGGCGTTGAATATTATAAATGA
- a CDS encoding aminotransferase class I/II-fold pyridoxal phosphate-dependent enzyme, whose translation MEKLNHFETPLFDALMEYVNNNTIPFHVPGHKKGNGMAKKFFDFVGKNVLSMDVTVFEQVDSLHKPTGPIKKAQELAADAFGADATFFCIHGTSGAIQAMILSVMGENEKIIVPRNIHKSVTSGIILSGAIPVYMQPEVDKNVGVALNVTPETVEEALRNNPDAKAVLIINPTYYGVSADIVKIAEIVHDYGAILMVDEAHGPHLKFNEKLPISAMEAGADICAQSTHKIIGSMTQSSMLHVKSKRIDINRVKQVMSLLQTTSPSYILLASLDVARMQMVTEGKQLLDKTIELAEYARKEINNINGLYCFGNEIVGRDGAYDFDPTKITITAKGLGITGHELENILAKKYYIQPELADMYNALCVFSIGDTKENVDYLIRALREISETLYKDNVEMSKALDIPEIPEMVLSPRYAFECSNVALPLEESIGQISSEFLMAYPPGIPILCPGERITREIIEYVIEMKNAKLSIQGTEDPNVEYIKVVNDLQILNITA comes from the coding sequence TTGGAAAAGTTAAATCATTTTGAGACTCCATTATTTGATGCATTAATGGAGTACGTCAACAACAACACCATACCGTTTCATGTCCCAGGTCATAAAAAAGGGAATGGAATGGCTAAAAAGTTTTTTGATTTTGTAGGTAAAAATGTTTTATCAATGGATGTTACTGTGTTTGAACAAGTTGACAGCCTTCACAAGCCTACCGGTCCCATAAAGAAAGCTCAGGAATTAGCTGCCGATGCATTTGGCGCTGATGCCACATTTTTCTGTATCCATGGGACATCGGGAGCTATTCAGGCTATGATCTTAAGCGTTATGGGAGAAAATGAAAAAATTATAGTTCCAAGAAATATTCATAAATCTGTTACATCAGGTATAATTTTAAGTGGTGCTATTCCAGTTTATATGCAACCTGAAGTTGATAAAAATGTAGGCGTTGCTCTTAATGTGACTCCTGAAACTGTAGAGGAAGCATTAAGAAACAATCCTGATGCAAAGGCTGTTTTAATTATAAATCCGACTTACTACGGTGTATCAGCTGACATTGTAAAAATCGCTGAAATAGTTCATGATTACGGAGCTATATTGATGGTAGATGAGGCACATGGCCCTCACCTCAAATTTAATGAAAAATTGCCTATATCCGCCATGGAAGCAGGTGCTGATATTTGTGCCCAAAGTACACATAAGATTATAGGCTCCATGACTCAAAGCTCAATGCTGCACGTTAAGTCTAAAAGAATTGATATAAATAGAGTTAAACAGGTTATGAGCCTATTACAGACTACAAGTCCCTCATATATTTTGTTAGCATCACTTGATGTTGCAAGAATGCAAATGGTAACAGAAGGAAAGCAATTGCTGGATAAGACAATTGAGCTTGCTGAATATGCTCGTAAAGAGATAAACAACATCAATGGTTTATATTGCTTTGGAAATGAAATTGTAGGGCGTGATGGAGCATATGATTTCGATCCTACAAAGATTACTATTACAGCCAAAGGACTTGGAATAACAGGTCACGAGCTAGAAAATATATTGGCAAAAAAATATTATATTCAGCCTGAATTAGCTGATATGTACAATGCATTGTGTGTATTCTCCATAGGAGATACAAAAGAAAATGTTGACTATCTCATTAGAGCATTAAGAGAAATTAGCGAAACACTATACAAAGATAATGTAGAAATGTCAAAGGCTTTAGACATTCCTGAGATACCTGAGATGGTATTATCCCCAAGATATGCTTTTGAATGCTCTAACGTGGCTTTGCCTCTGGAAGAAAGCATAGGGCAAATTAGCTCTGAATTTTTAATGGCATATCCTCCCGGTATTCCGATATTGTGCCCTGGTGAGAGAATAACAAGGGAAATCATAGAATATGTAATTGAAATGAAAAATGCAAAATTAAGCATCCAAGGAACAGAAGATCCAAATGTAGAATATATAAAAGTAGTTAATGATTTACAGATATTGAATATAACAGCATAA
- a CDS encoding SHOCT domain-containing protein: MMWGLMNGWGYGGGIVFGLIWMIIQVAIVVGAIYFIVSLFQNKKGGHRSNDALEILRERYARGEISEEEYKERKRNLEEK, from the coding sequence ATGATGTGGGGATTGATGAATGGTTGGGGCTACGGAGGAGGCATAGTTTTTGGTCTCATATGGATGATAATACAAGTAGCTATTGTAGTTGGTGCTATATATTTCATTGTATCACTTTTTCAAAATAAAAAGGGTGGTCACAGAAGTAATGATGCACTAGAAATTCTTAGAGAGAGGTATGCTAGAGGAGAGATTAGCGAAGAAGAATATAAAGAACGCAAGAGAAATCTCGAAGAAAAATAA
- a CDS encoding HAMP domain-containing sensor histidine kinase: MLRNNIRTKTAISFISIALLSIVVFSITVNILIINNFGIYLKQSSDNEFNNIASSIAEVYKETGDWNETGNRIAHNLMMSGYGIKVRDLKGNTVIKISSMFTMMGIENSGKTTTKTLPIMVNGRKAAYVDITYSGTMPMNKLDYKFLYDMNKYIAIITIVTIIIVLIISIYISKYLTKPILNIAHVASKLENGNYDVRVKEIPREEELLTLTAAINHLGASLKNQGMLRAQMTQNIAHELRTPLSTLKSHLEAIIDGVWEPSKERMVSLYEEVVRLSNLINDIELLNKIEIDNLKINKVRFNLSDLIKSLLINYESIFINKNQHLEKNIEDGISIFADKDKISEVVINLLANANKYTGEGGNIKVKLYKEGKYAVLSVSDDGIGIPKEDLPFIYERFYRSEKSRNREYGGSGLGLSITKAIIKAHNGMINAESILNEGTKFTVKLPLYQQTS; the protein is encoded by the coding sequence ATGCTTAGAAATAATATTAGAACTAAAACAGCTATATCATTTATTTCTATTGCTTTATTATCAATAGTGGTATTCAGCATCACTGTAAATATTTTAATAATAAATAATTTTGGTATTTATCTTAAGCAATCCTCAGATAATGAATTTAACAACATTGCTTCATCCATTGCAGAAGTGTATAAGGAGACAGGAGATTGGAATGAAACAGGTAATAGAATTGCACATAATCTTATGATGAGCGGCTATGGAATTAAAGTAAGAGATTTAAAAGGGAATACGGTCATTAAAATTTCATCAATGTTTACGATGATGGGGATCGAAAACAGCGGGAAAACAACTACAAAAACACTTCCGATAATGGTAAATGGGAGAAAAGCTGCTTACGTTGACATAACATATAGCGGTACAATGCCTATGAACAAATTGGATTATAAATTTTTGTATGATATGAATAAATATATCGCTATAATAACAATAGTAACAATAATAATAGTGCTTATAATAAGTATATATATATCTAAATATTTAACAAAGCCTATTTTAAACATTGCACACGTGGCAAGTAAGCTAGAGAATGGAAATTATGACGTGAGGGTGAAGGAAATACCAAGAGAAGAAGAATTACTTACCTTAACCGCTGCTATAAATCACCTTGGTGCATCATTAAAAAATCAAGGTATGTTAAGGGCTCAGATGACGCAAAATATTGCACATGAATTGAGAACGCCTTTATCGACTCTTAAAAGCCATTTAGAAGCTATAATTGACGGGGTGTGGGAGCCATCTAAAGAAAGGATGGTTAGCCTTTACGAAGAAGTCGTAAGATTATCGAATCTTATAAATGATATTGAATTGTTGAACAAGATAGAGATTGATAATTTAAAAATTAATAAAGTAAGATTCAATTTATCGGATTTGATTAAAAGTTTATTAATAAACTATGAAAGTATTTTTATCAATAAAAATCAGCATTTAGAGAAAAATATTGAAGATGGTATATCTATATTTGCTGATAAGGATAAAATATCTGAGGTAGTGATTAATTTGCTTGCAAATGCAAACAAATATACCGGTGAAGGTGGAAATATAAAAGTTAAGCTTTATAAAGAAGGAAAATATGCTGTGCTTTCCGTGTCAGATGATGGAATTGGAATACCAAAAGAAGACTTGCCATTTATATATGAGAGGTTTTACAGGAGTGAAAAGTCGAGAAACAGGGAGTATGGCGGCAGCGGTTTAGGACTTTCAATTACAAAAGCCATAATTAAAGCTCACAATGGTATGATAAATGCCGAAAGTATTTTAAATGAAGGAACAAAATTCACTGTAAAATTGCCTCTCTATCAGCAAACTTCATGA
- a CDS encoding response regulator transcription factor, with amino-acid sequence MKILAIDDEEKILDVIKAYLEREGYSVFTETNGANAINTFKSLKPDLVILDLMLPGLSGEEICSKIRAISKVPILMLTAKVEEDDKVYGFSIGADDYLTKPFSPRELTMRVKAILRRTKDDMALNDIFSFNDGDLVIDTRSYEVKKSGEIVNLTPNEYKLLTVMAQNPNRVFTRGELIEKVMGYDFEGFDRTIDAHIKNLRQKIEDDPKNPVYIKTVYGAGYKFGEENA; translated from the coding sequence ATGAAAATACTAGCAATAGATGACGAAGAAAAGATTTTAGATGTTATAAAAGCATATCTTGAGCGGGAAGGGTACTCTGTATTTACTGAGACAAACGGAGCAAATGCCATAAATACATTTAAAAGTCTGAAACCTGATTTAGTGATATTGGATTTAATGCTTCCAGGATTGTCAGGTGAAGAGATATGCAGTAAGATAAGAGCTATATCAAAAGTACCAATTCTCATGCTGACAGCTAAGGTAGAGGAAGATGATAAGGTATATGGATTTTCAATTGGTGCGGATGATTATCTTACAAAACCATTTAGCCCAAGAGAGCTGACAATGAGAGTTAAAGCCATATTGAGGCGCACAAAGGATGATATGGCTTTAAATGATATATTTTCATTTAATGATGGTGATCTCGTAATTGATACAAGATCTTACGAGGTTAAGAAAAGTGGAGAGATTGTCAACTTGACTCCCAATGAATACAAGTTGCTTACGGTGATGGCGCAAAACCCCAATAGAGTATTCACGCGAGGAGAGCTTATAGAAAAAGTTATGGGGTATGACTTTGAAGGCTTTGATAGGACAATCGATGCGCATATAAAAAACCTTCGCCAAAAAATAGAGGATGACCCCAAAAATCCTGTATATATAAAAACTGTGTATGGTGCAGGTTATAAATTTGGTGAAGAAAATGCTTAG
- the trxA gene encoding thioredoxin, whose protein sequence is MKPIDVTDMNFDSEVYNSDKPVLVDFWAAWCGPCRMMAPVLEEFAEDYSDKIKVVKLNVDENPLIASQYRIMSIPTLGVFQNGQLVDKVIGFMPKEQLEYRLAKYIDAQV, encoded by the coding sequence ATGAAACCTATAGATGTAACAGATATGAACTTTGATAGTGAAGTATATAATTCCGATAAGCCGGTTTTGGTGGACTTTTGGGCGGCTTGGTGTGGGCCATGCAGAATGATGGCACCTGTATTGGAAGAATTTGCAGAGGATTATTCTGATAAAATAAAAGTTGTAAAACTGAATGTGGATGAAAATCCTTTGATTGCATCACAATATAGGATAATGAGTATACCTACACTAGGCGTTTTCCAAAACGGACAATTAGTTGATAAAGTTATCGGATTTATGCCAAAAGAACAGCTTGAGTACAGATTGGCAAAATATATAGATGCTCAAGTGTAA
- a CDS encoding TlpA family protein disulfide reductase produces MKNNRFKDIKISGKKRKNIKLVASIAIILILGISIYFLNSYVMSNQSKSNSQNVSGVNTADEKIQVGTEKGDLAPDFSLKDINGNTMTLSKLRGKKVILNFWATTCPYCKIEMPELNKFYQNHKKDVVLLAIDIGEEKSTVENYLEGKGYGFTILLDSDAKTAINYKVQFIPMSFFIDEKGIIRSISNGAMTYDEIEEYYQTISQ; encoded by the coding sequence ATGAAAAACAATAGGTTTAAGGATATTAAAATATCAGGTAAAAAGAGAAAAAATATTAAATTAGTTGCATCGATAGCAATAATTTTAATATTAGGAATATCAATTTACTTTTTAAATAGCTATGTAATGTCAAACCAATCAAAAAGCAATAGCCAAAATGTTTCCGGCGTGAATACCGCTGATGAAAAAATACAAGTCGGCACTGAGAAAGGAGATCTAGCACCAGATTTTTCATTAAAAGATATAAATGGCAATACAATGACTTTGTCAAAGCTAAGAGGCAAAAAAGTTATATTAAATTTCTGGGCTACAACATGTCCATACTGCAAAATTGAAATGCCGGAATTGAATAAGTTTTATCAAAACCATAAGAAAGATGTCGTGCTATTAGCAATAGATATAGGAGAAGAAAAATCTACAGTTGAAAATTATCTTGAAGGCAAAGGGTATGGTTTTACGATACTTCTAGACAGTGATGCCAAAACTGCTATAAACTATAAAGTTCAATTTATACCTATGTCATTTTTCATTGATGAAAAGGGAATAATAAGATCTATAAGCAATGGTGCAATGACGTATGATGAGATAGAGGAATACTATCAGACGATCTCTCAATGA
- a CDS encoding cytochrome c biogenesis CcdA family protein, translating into MSIFAAFMGGILSFFSPCILPLIPVYVTYIFGGKKKNFFNLFLFILGFSIVFILMGATASQLGKIFVSYKVLFRKASGIIILLFGLYMMGAIRPIFLNKEAKLNVSGMKEGYLSSFIFGITFAAGWTPCVGPILATILLYAGTTSTVSVGVILLFAYSLGVGLPFIVAAILIDRFKSFYKKINSIMPYIEKIGGLILIIFGILLYFNLIIRLESYINILG; encoded by the coding sequence TTGTCGATATTTGCTGCATTTATGGGCGGTATTCTTTCCTTTTTTTCACCTTGTATACTGCCTCTAATACCTGTTTATGTGACCTACATTTTTGGTGGTAAAAAGAAAAATTTTTTTAATCTGTTTCTGTTTATATTAGGCTTTAGCATTGTCTTTATTCTTATGGGTGCGACAGCCAGCCAATTGGGGAAGATTTTTGTTTCATATAAAGTTCTTTTTAGAAAGGCAAGCGGCATAATAATATTATTGTTTGGGCTTTATATGATGGGAGCTATAAGGCCGATCTTTCTTAATAAAGAGGCTAAGCTAAATGTTTCTGGCATGAAAGAAGGGTATTTAAGCAGCTTTATTTTTGGTATAACGTTTGCTGCTGGCTGGACACCTTGTGTAGGGCCCATTCTCGCGACTATTCTTTTATATGCAGGTACTACAAGTACGGTGTCAGTAGGTGTTATTTTGCTTTTTGCATATTCATTAGGGGTTGGGCTTCCATTTATAGTAGCTGCAATACTTATTGACAGATTTAAATCATTTTACAAAAAAATTAATTCTATTATGCCATACATAGAAAAAATCGGCGGTTTGATTTTGATAATTTTTGGAATTCTTTTGTATTTTAATTTAATAATAAGACTAGAAAGTTATATCAATATTTTGGGGTGA
- the nagB gene encoding glucosamine-6-phosphate deaminase: MRLIITNDYDEMSKTAAEIIKEQVNRKANSVLGLATGSTPLGTYRELIKMYKNGEVDFSYVITFNLDEYVGLPDDHPQSYHYFMYENLFNHINIKKENIHIPKGISDDFDRDCRLYDEEIEKFGEIDLQLLGLGVNGHIGFNEPDDYINTKTHIVDLAEETINANKRFFKSIDEVPRKAVTMGLGTIMKSKKILLLASGKNKAKAIKETLNGYLTTDVPSTVLSLHPDATIIIDKDAASLIDVEKVKENDDVVLKL; encoded by the coding sequence ATGAGATTAATAATAACAAATGACTACGATGAGATGAGCAAAACCGCAGCAGAAATCATAAAAGAACAGGTAAACAGAAAAGCGAATTCTGTACTAGGTCTTGCTACTGGTTCTACTCCACTTGGAACTTATAGAGAGTTAATTAAGATGTACAAGAATGGGGAGGTGGATTTTTCCTACGTCATAACATTTAACCTTGATGAATATGTAGGCTTACCTGATGACCATCCTCAAAGTTATCACTACTTCATGTATGAAAATTTGTTTAATCATATAAATATAAAAAAGGAAAATATTCATATTCCAAAGGGAATTTCAGATGATTTTGATAGAGACTGCAGGTTGTACGATGAGGAGATAGAAAAGTTTGGAGAAATTGATCTTCAATTGTTAGGTTTAGGTGTCAATGGGCACATTGGTTTTAATGAGCCTGATGACTATATAAATACAAAGACACATATAGTGGATTTGGCAGAAGAAACAATAAATGCAAATAAGAGATTTTTCAAAAGTATTGACGAAGTTCCGAGAAAAGCAGTAACAATGGGGCTGGGTACGATAATGAAATCTAAGAAAATTTTGTTATTAGCATCTGGCAAAAACAAAGCAAAAGCTATAAAAGAGACTTTAAACGGCTATCTGACGACAGATGTTCCCTCAACTGTTTTATCATTACATCCTGATGCTACGATTATTATTGATAAAGATGCCGCATCATTAATTGATGTAGAGAAAGTAAAAGAAAATGATGATGTTGTTTTAAAGCTATAA